One genomic region from Anopheles bellator chromosome 2, idAnoBellAS_SP24_06.2, whole genome shotgun sequence encodes:
- the LOC131211251 gene encoding probable mitochondrial glutathione transporter SLC25A40 isoform X1: MAMARSVGSAATLAPGQDMDDSRFRIRPYQQILSSCSGALVTSLFMTPLDVIKTRLQAQQKLLLSNKCYLYCNGLMDHICPCAPNMGPSAVSKPTLHFTGTIDAFSKISRHEGVRSLWSGLGPTLVLALPTTVIYFVAYEQFRIRLKELHQSRKGKDAELPFWLPLTAGGSARVLAVTIVNPLELIRTKMQSERLSYSEVGQAFRSMLRVQGVLGMWNGFFPTILRDVPFSAIYWTTYETYKKQLNVTQPTFSVSFVGGAISGGVAAFLTVPFDVVKTHQQIAFGERFLYPQNGAKSATVSTFAMMRRIFEASGIRGLFTGLTPRLVKVAPACAIMIASFEYGKNFFYSYNVKRYQEKHGRVSGAPPLGGGGTTVGASLVSSTMPTSSPTVVAAASPSPSHRGRVRF; the protein is encoded by the exons ATGGCGATGGCGCGCAGTGTTGGAAGCGCCGCAACGCTGGCGCCCGGTCAGGATATGGACGATAGTCGGTTCCGTATCCGGCCCTATCAGCAAATACTATCTTCCTGCAGTGGCGCCCTTGTGACATCGCTGTTCA TGACGCCGTTGGATGTGATTAAAACGCGCCTCCAGGCGCAACAGAAGCTGTTACTGTCCAACAAATGTTATCTCTACTGCAACGGGCTTATGGATCACATTTGTCCCTGCGCACCGAACATGGGCCCGTCGGCCGTCAGCAAACCTACGTTACATTTCACCGGAACTATC GATGCGTTTTCGAAAATAAGCCGCCACGAAGGAGTCCGCTCGTTATGGTCCGGCCTTGGGCCCACACTGGTACTGGCCCTTCCGACGACGGTCATTTACTTCGTGGCGTACGAGCAGTTTCGCATCCGGCTGAAGGAACTGCACCAAAGCAGAAAGGGAAAGGATGCGGAGCTTCCGTTCTGGTTACCGCTCACGGCCGGCGGATCGGCTCGCGTCCTGGCCGTAACCATCGTGAATCCACTCGAGCTTATACGTACCAAAATGCAGTCTGAGCGATTAAGCTACTCGGAGGTCGGCCAAGCATTCCGCAGTATGCTGCGGGTGCAGGGAGTTCTCGGCATGTGGAACGGATTCTTCCCAACCATACTGCGGGACGTTCCGTTCAGCGCTATCTACTGGACGACGTACGAAACGTACAAAAAGCAGCTTAACGTGACGCAGCCAACATTTTCGGTCAGCTTTGTCGGTGGTGCCATTTCGGGCGGTGTGGCCGCCTTTCTTACGGTACCGTTCGATGTGGTCAAGACGCACCAACAGATTGCGTTCGGCGAACGGTTCCTGTACCCACAAAATGGAGCCAAATCAGCCACCGTTAGCACGTTCGCAATGATGCGCAGGATTTTCGAAGCCAGTGGCATCCGGGGGCTGTTCACCGGCCTTACGCCGCGGTTGGTTAAAGTTGCGCCCGCCTGTGCCATCATGATTGCGTCGTTCGAGTatgggaaaaactttttctaCTCCTACAACGTGAAACGCTATCAGGAGAAACATGGCCGGGTATCGGGGGCTCctccgctcggtggtggtggcactaCCGTCGGGGCCTCCTTGGTTAGCAGTACGATGCCCACTTCTTCGCCTAccgtcgtcgctgctgcttcaccatcgccatcgcaccGTGGTCGGGTACGGTTTTGA
- the LOC131211785 gene encoding E3 ubiquitin-protein ligase TRIP12, with translation MAESVGKQVLSAVTEGHHHFHQQQQHQQQPISNKSQSQQHHRKDATVGSGSSHSGVVSASDNRRSKPTKAGSGATKGGAANSGSGGVQSATSSRHQQQYHQSQTSTSKASSKRKHSLPNVVGSTDLHPAAKRQSLNAKGGGRATSPSAASVPVAFRTRSRTTSKETVFSGTATEPGFDLRKQQEAAPERTTSPSAARLVDGRNSRKKPAAELLEQKSGSRSAGTGASAKVIIDCIKQQEHQPTGKASPHRRSKPRGRLQVVSSSSVALDESAGSIVRNLRSHHHQQQQHLTLTASVSESGHVTGAQVSASGDCSGALQPREDVYILPEAFLSAASSSSSSTGGAQVPKKRQKVGGDHHHQEVAGNHKAPNLGARLAGRSSGGREQQPQQQQQQQLHHHSGGHHHPASSSSTTNSSHSHTTQAQGRSGLLRRSSRGKSSHSSATTGSCVSSNPTNNPYQPQATTQQSSSRSSGSGGGAGAGGHHHHHYQQQQHHHHPHRGVGGGAGVLLNAAAGGVIAAGTAASSSSKGAKVTSSILLATSFDSTSSSGGGGGLVGGPSTSNAMANDGSRNSNNNNDGGQHHHPHTQQQQQQPQQSQQHGGSSSGSSIPFIKLHKATLGGGTSSSSSAAAAGGGASSSSSAGIVDVNMLNATTGVASASTSSASGGAGAATVPPPHPDSESDDSEVGRLQALLEARGLPPHLFGALGPRMHHLLHRTMGANSSSSKAQQLLQGLQCPDESQQLQAAIEMCQMLVMGNEDTLAGFPIKQVVPALITLLRMEHNFDIMNNACRALAYMLEALPRSSGTVVDAIPAFLEKLQVIQCMDVAEQSLTALEILSRRHNKSILQANGVSSCLTFLDFFSINAQRAALAITANCCLNLHAEEFHFVKGSLPLLARLLAQHDKKSVESICTAFYRLVDSFQHDQTTLQEIASMELLKNCQQLLVVTPSVLNSGTFTNVVRMLSVMCANCPDLAITLLKSDIAATLLYLLTGTAEPSAAADVELVSRSPSELYEITCLIGELMPRLPTDGIFAVDALLERTQAAVQDAVQWQWRDDRGVWRPYSSIDSRMIEAAHLNSDDEISLSTLGRTYTIDFHTMQQINEDTGTTRSVQRKINHQLLAQQGAAAAAAAAAAAATAVIIIPTTGGGPTSVAAVGGGGGEGSSGGTDSSVATSGAGGVATTGCVNLATRPPNAQRDARIACLKEERGLAAEFIRSLFSVLYEVYSSSAGPSVRYKCLRALLRMVYFANGDLLRDVLKNQLVSSHIAGMMASNDLRIVVGALQMAEILMQKLPEVFGMHFRREGVMHQINQLTDPSIPICAAPSPKPSTGSQSAPASATLNPGPGTMTFDFDSSAIASSSKAGPGMVAIGGSGGGSHVKNLSSAMMMAASSKMGHHHHQHHHHSSTSTLLHSAVPTMVHSAVAAGTSSSAPASGGSYMAAINLNKSTSTMQHHHHHHVAQPQQQQQQHHHAALVNAHGGAPQLVPANLRLEVPAGPQGVPVAGTSIVTATVTTTSNGNILLNAIYNNSATMNPVHQLQQQHSAHHQHHQHHHQQQQQPPAQQHHVHLPQLPPPPHIYQPPHHFSDAFGNYGSSVSADQANVALLTSSASASASGGATVPGGVPSGSGNNAVAVTVAAPSTPHGGQLKMSDILKRKVPPKRKSQGSSKSKSRHDDGHGAVAGSSSTSAGSAAGATGAGSSSVMQELINKATTIGGGSSSGGGGGSSSSGRHTPSSGGGGSSSRSRFTGASSKTTSFLASLNPARWGRQSSSSSSASTSHAASASSSSSTAYGAKDGSGGAGNALNKSHSNSNLIAAGNREKARQWIRDQALLFVGRYSGDESAGGPNGCMGAEGPGGGPLQQHPACTILTRLTAAIRKLDGRTDECLGALQELRDILMESDISPFEVNHSGLIRAMLTYMANDDNLLVARPNRLRMFLHVFAGLPLDGNFSHLGGGPTAAPPSMNGAAFSALVAKLNGCVTQLEQFPVKVHDFPAGVGGRSNTSALKFFNTHQLKCNLQRHPECTNLRQWKGGTVKIDPLALVQAIERYLVVRGYGGIRVDSEEDSEEDIDNIDAAAMISMGGCKHKLQFLIGEHILPYNMTVYQAIRQYSPLVNDQSETDTDTETPIGSASIWVQQHTIYYRPVEEESGSGSSSKGASGSSRKNSKNSSQSKIMRRKPEFWIDGQVPAIVSPLVMFLTPKLPEVVTVQDASLDALCMLRIINALNRHWATLYFSVPQVPIVPQAEFIHSKIAAKASRQLQDPLVIMTGNLPQWLQQVAVACPFLFPFETRHLLFYAVSFDRDRALQRLLDTTPDLNSADTNERVTPRLDRRKRAISRDDILKQAESIIQDFGHSKALLEIQYENEVGTGLGPTLEFYALVSTELQRCDLGLWNDSDSYKNNNNQQSTSIADNIVKTSMSGGTLEDVDTAAAAHERSSLGSNRTGTDSEAAAGGGGGGGGSDLSGSTFLISNDNSLNMLIEQSDAMLHLNHPQQAELENNSTPPPMAAPPPASYADVEGGLMTPLSGAGLPNTEGAGSPATAGGTVVYVNAPRGLFPIPLSKTAKTSQLSRLKHKFKFLGKFMAKAVMDSRMLDLPFSIPFYRWMLSEESSLGLADLGQIAPEVQGTLLRLYEIVKKRDHIQADPSLDAMEKTEKIEALDLDGCPISDLGLDFVLPGHPNIELRRGGRDMAVTISNLHQYITLVTHWFLAEGVSRQFEALREGFDSVFPMNRLQMFYPEELENVFCGSGIGGLLHQQRWDARMLAECCRTDHGFSQDSPAIQYFFEILATYTRDEQRLFLQFVTGSPRLPTGGFKSLTPPLTIVRKKMDGNQNPDEYLPSVMTCVNYLKLPDYSNRDVMRQKLKTAASEGSMSFHLS, from the exons ATGGCCGAATCCGTTGGTAAGCAAGTGCTCTCTGCAGTGACGGAGGGGCATCACCATtttcatcagcaacagcagcaccagcagcagccaatcAGCAACAAATCACaatcgcagcagcaccatcggaAAGACGCCACCGTCGGTAGCGGTAGTAGCCATAGCGGTGTGGTGAGTGCCAGTGACAATCGTCGCTCTAAGCCGACGAAAGCGGGATCCGGCGCCACGAAGGGAGGTGCAGCGAACAGTGGCAGTGGTGGCGTCCAGTCGGCAACCTCCAgtcggcaccagcagcagtaccatCAATCGCAAACGTCGACGTCGAAAGCGTCGTCCAAGCGAAAGCACAGCCTACCGAACGTAGTCGGTTCCACCGACTTGCATCCCGCCGCGAAGCGACAATCGCTAAACGCGAAGGGTGGCGGCCGAGCAACGTCCCCATCAGCCGCCTCCGTTCCCGTAGCTTTCCGCACACGCTCCCGAACTACGTCCAAAGAAACGGTCTTctccggcaccgccaccgaaccaGGATTTGATCTCAggaagcagcaggaagcagctCCGGAACGTACCACTTCCCCATCGGCAGCGCGACTAGTGGACGGAAGAAACAGTCGCAAAAAACCGGCC GCCGAGTTGTTGGAGCAGAAAAGCGGCAGTAGGTCAGCGGGTACAGGAGCATCAGCCAAAGTAATTATCGACTGTATCAAACAGCAGGAGCATCAGCCTACCGGCAAAGCATCCCCACATCGACGGTCCAAACCAAGAGGGCGGCTACAGGTGGTGTCGTCCAGTAGCGTGGCGTTGGACGAAAGTGCGGGTAGCATTGTCCGCAATTTGCGctcccaccatcaccagcagcagcagcatctaACGTTAACGGCCTCCGTCAGCGAGTCGGGGCACGTCACTGGGGCACAGGTTTCTGCGTCCGGCGACTGTAGCGGTGCCTTGCAGCCACGGGAAGACGTTTATATCTTACCGGAAGCTTTTCTCAGTGCtgctagcagcagcagctcgtcaACCGGTGGTGCACAAGTGCCCAAAAAGCGCCAGAAAGTGGGgggggaccaccaccaccaagaaGTCGCGGGCAATCATAAGGCCCCGAACCTGGGTGCGCGTTTAGCAGGACGTAGTAGCGGTGGTAGGGAGCAGCAgcctcaacagcagcagcagcagcagctacatCACCATAGCGGCGGTCATCATCACCCggc cagcagcagcagcactaccaacagcagccacagccacaccac gcaggcacagGGCCGCAGTGGGTTGCTGAGGCGCAGTTCTCGTGGCAAAAGTTCACACTCATCCGCAACCACGGGGTCTTGCGTTAGCTCGAATCCGACCAACAACCCCTACCAGCCGCAAGCAACAACGCAACAGTCCTCTTCCCGGTCCTCtggaagcggcggcggcgccggcgccggcggccaccatcatcatcactatcagcagcagcagcaccatcatcatccgcaccgtggtgttggtggtggcgcggGCGTTCTGCTCAACGCAGCCGCAGGGGGCGTGATAGCAGCGGGCACCGccgcatcatcgtcatcgaagGGAGCGAAGGTCACTTCCTCGATTCTTCTGGCAACCAGTTTCGAtagcacgtcgtcgtcgggtggtggcggcgggttgGTTGGCGGACCGTCCACCTCGAATGCCATGGCCAACGATGGCTctcgcaacagcaacaataacaacgatGGAGgacagcatcatcatccgcatacgcagcagcaacagcagcaacctcagcagtcgcagcagcacgGCGGATCGTCATCGGGAAGTTCCATTCCATTCATAAAACTCCACAAAGCCACACTGGGGGGAGGCacatcgtcgtcctcatcggccgccgccgccggcgggggagcgtcttcctcgtcgtccgctGGCATCGTGGATGTCAACATGTTGAACGCAACCACCGGAGTGGCATCCGCATCGACATCGTCCGCCTCGGGTGGAGCCGGAGCAGCAACCGTTCCACCGCCCCATCCCGATTCCGAGAGTGACGATAGCGAGGTGGGCCGTTTGCAGGCGCTGCTGGAAGCGCGCGGTCTCCCGCCACATCTGTTCGGGGCGCTTGGGCCGCGGATGCACCACTTGCTACACCGCACGATGGGTGCCAACAGTAGCTCGTCGAAAGCGCAGCAGCTACTGCAGGGCCTGCAGTGTCCGGACGAGAGCCAGCAGCTACAGGCCGCCATCGAAATGTGCCAAATGCTGGTGATGGGCAACGAGGACACACTGGCCGGGTTCCCGATCAAGCAGGTGGTTCCGGCGCTCATCACCCTGCTGCGCATGGAGCACAACTTTGACATCATGAACAATGCGTGCCGCGCGCTGGCGTACATGCTCGAGGCCCTGCCCCGCTCATCAGGCACGGTCGTCGATGCGATCCCGGCGTTTCTCGAGAAACTCCAGGTGATCCAGTGCATGGACGTGGCGGAGCAGAGCCTGACGGCCCTCGAAATCCTGTCGCGGCGCCACAACAAAAGCATCCTGCAGGCGAACGGGGTGTCGTCGTGCCTCACATTTCTCGACTTCTTCTCCATCAACGCGCAACGGGCGGCACTGGCCATCACGGCTAACTGCTGCCTTAATCTGCACGCCGAAGAGTTCCACTTTGTGAAGGGCTctctgccgctgctggcccgCCTGTTGGCGCAGCACGACAAGAAGAGCGTCGAGAGCATCTGCACGGCGTTCTACCGGCTGGTCGATAGCTTCCAGCACGATCAGACCACGTTGCAGGAGATCGCCAGCATGGAGCTGCTGAAGAACTGCCAACAGTTGCTGGTGGTCACCCCGTCGGTGCTCAACAGTGGCACGTTTACGAACGTGGTGCGCATGCTGAGCGTGATGTGTGCCAACTGTCCCGATCTGGCCATCACGCTGCTGAAGAGCGACATTGCCGCCACGTTGCTGTACCTGCTGACGGGCACGGCGGaaccatcggcggcggccgatgtCGAGCTGGTGTCCCGCAGCCCCTCGGAGCTGTACGAAATCACGTGTCTGATTGGTGAGCTGATGCCGCGCCTGCCGACGGACGGTATCTTTGCGGTGGACGCGCTGCTGGAGCGAACGCAGGCCGCGGTGCAGGATGCGGTGCAGTGGCAATGGCGCGACGATCGTGGCGTTTGGCGCCCGTACTCGTCCATCGATTCGCGTATGATTGAAGCGGCGCACCTCAACTCGGACGACGAGATCAGTCTGAGTACGCTCGGGCGCACTTACACGATCGACTTTCACACGATGCAGCAGATCAACGAGGACACCGGGACGACCCGCTCGGTGCAGCGGAAGATCAACCACCAGCTGCTGGCTCAGCAGGgtgcggccgcggctgccgctgcggctgcggcagcaGCCACTGCCGTCATTATAATTCCCACCACCGGTGGAGGACCAACGTCGGTTGCTGCGGTGGGCGGAGGAGGTGGTGAAGGCTCTTCGGGTGGCACCGATAGTTCGGTGGCTACGAGTGGAGCTGGTGGCGTGGCAACGACGGGCTGCGTCAACTtggccacacggccaccgaATGCACAGCGGGATGCAAGGATCGCTTGCCTGAAAGAGGAGCGTGGCTTGGCGGCCGAATTCATCCGGAGCCTTTTCTCGGTACTGTACGAAGTGTACAGTTCCTCGGCGGGGCCCTCGGTGCGCTACAAGTGTTTGCGCGCACTGCTCCGGATGGTGTACTTCGCCAACGGGGACCTGCTGCGGGATGTGCTCAAGAACCAGCTCGTTTCGTCGCACATCGCCGGCATGATGGCTTCGAACGATCtgcgcatcgtcgtcggggcgCTGCAGATGGCGGAGATTTTGATGCAAAAACTGCCCGAGGTGTTCGGCATGCACTTCCGACGGGAGGGCGTGATGCACCAGATCAACCAGCTGACCGATCCGTCGATTCCGATCTGTGCCGCACCGTCACCCAAACCATCGACCGGTTCGCAAAGTGCACCGGCGTCGGCTACGCTGAATCCGGGCCCCGGAACGATGACGTTCGACTTTGACAGCAGCGCCATTGCGTCCAGCTCGAAGGCCGGACCAGGAATGGTGGCCATCGGAGGCAGTGGCGGAGGCTCGCACGTGAAGAACCTGTcctcggcgatgatgatggccgccagcagcaagatgggccaccaccaccaccaacaccatcatcattcgtCGACGAGCACGCTTCTGCATTCGGCCGTACCGACGATGGTTCattcggcggtggccgcaggCACTAGCAGCAGTGCGCCGGCCAGCGGCGGAAGCTATATGGCGGCCATTAATCTGAACAAGTCCACTTCCACGatgcaacatcatcatcaccatcacgtGGCGCaacctcagcagcagcagcaacagcaccatcatGCGGCGCTGGTCAATGCGCATGGCGGCGCCCCGCAGCTGGTTCCGGCCAATTTGCGCCTCGAGGTGCCCGCCGGCCCGCAGGGTGTGCCAGTGGCCGGCACCTCCATCGTGACGGCCACCGTAACGACTACGAGCAATGGCAACATTCTGTTGAATGCTATCTACAACAACTCGGCGACGATGAATCCGGtgcatcagctgcagcagcaacacagtgctcaccatcagcatcatcagcatcatcatcagcagcagcagcagccaccagcccagcagcaccacgtgCATCTACCGCAgcttccaccgccaccacatATCTACCAGCCACCGCACCATTTTTCCGATGCGTTCGGTAACTACGGTTCCTCCGTGTCTGCAGATCAAGCCAATGTGGCGCTGCTGACCTCGTCCGCGTCGGCGTCTGCATCGGGCGGAGCGACCGTTCCCGGCGGAGTTCCGAGTGGAAGCGGCAACAACGCGGTGGCAGTAACCGTCGCTGCGCCGTCAACACCTCACGGGGGTCAGCTTAAAATGTCCGACATTCTCAAGCGAAAGGTGCCCCCCAAGCGGAAGTCACAGGGCAGTTCCAAGTCTAAATCgcggcacgacgacggccacggtgcggtAGCCGGTAGCAGCTCCACCTCGGCCGGCAGTGCGGCCGGTGCCACGGGCGCCGGATCATCGTCGGTGATGCAAGAGCTGATCAACAAAGCAACGACGATAGGTGGTGGCAgtagcagtggcggcggcggagggtCTTCGTCCTCCGGGCGGCACACCCCGTCgtcgggtggcggtggctcctCGTCGCGATCGCGCTTTACGGGCGCATCGTCCAAAACGACCTCCTTTTTGGCCTCGCTCAATCCAGCCCGCTGGGGCcgtcagtcgtcgtcgtcttcgtcggcaTCCACGTCGCACGCTGCGTCCgcctcttcttcgtcttcgacgGCGTACGGTGCAAAGGATGGCAGTGGTGGAGCTGGAAATGCGCTCAACAAAAGccactcgaactcgaaccTCATCGCGGCCGGTAATCGCGAGAAAGCTCGCCAGTGGATCCGCGATCAGGCATTGCTGTTTGTGGGTCGCTATTCGGGCGACGAATCGGCCGGTGGACCGAATGGTTGCATGGGAGCCGAAGGACCGGGTGGTGGgccactgcagcagcatccggcgTGCACCATCCTGACCCGGCTAACCGCCGCCATCCGGAAGCTagacgggcggacggacgagTGTCTCGGTGCGCTGCAGGAGCTGCGCGACATTCTGATGGAAAGTGACATCTCGCCCTTCGAGGTGAACCATTCCGGGCTGATCCGGGCCATGCTGACGTACATGGCGAACGACGACAATCTGCTCGTGGCCCGCCCGAACCGGCTGCGCATGTTTTTGCACGTGTTTGCCGGCCTGCCGTTGGATGGCAACTTTTCGCACCTCGGCGGAGGGCCGACGGCAGCGCCACCGTCAATGAACGGGGCCGCCTTCAGTGCGCTCGTGGCCAAGCTGAACGGATGCGTCACGCAGCTCGAGCAGTTCCCGGTGAAGGTGCACGACTTCcccgccggtgtcggtgggcgATCGAACACAAGTGCACTTAAATTCTTCAACACCCACCAGCTGAAG TGCAACCTTCAACGCCATCCGGAATGTACAAATTTGCGTCAGTGGAAGGGCGGCACGGTGAAGATCGATCCGCTCGCGCTGGTGCAGGCCATCGAACGGTATCTGGTGGTGCGCGGTTACGGCGGAATCCGGGTCGACAGCGAGGAGGACTCGGAGGAGGACATCGACAACATTGACGCAGCGGCCATGATCTCGATGGGCGGCTGCAAGCACAAGCTGCAGTTTTTGATCGGCGAGCACATCCTCCCGTACAACATGACCGTCTACCAGGCCATCCGCCAGTACTCGCCGCTGGTGAACGATCAGTCGGAAACGGACACCGACACGGAAACACCGATCG GAAGTGCCAGTATCTGGGTTCAACAGCATACGATCTACTACCGCCCGGTGGAGGAGGAATCCGGGTCGGGCTCGTCGAGCAAGGGGGCCTCGGGTTCGTCGCGCAAGAATAGCAAAAATTCATCGCAATCTAAAATCATGCGTCGCAAGCCCGAGTTTTGGATCGACGGTCAAGTACCGGCGATCGTCTCTCCGCTCGTCATGTTCCTTACGCCGAAGCTGCCCGAGGTCGTCACGGTGCAGGACGCATCGCTCGATGCCCTCTGTATGCTGCGCATCATCAACGCGCTCAATCGGCACTGGGCCACCCTTTACTTCTCCGTTCCGCAGGTGCCGATCGTCCCGCAGGCAGAGTTTATTCACTCAAAG ATCGCGGCCAAGGCAAGTCGCCAGCTGCAGGATCCGTTGGTGATAATGACTGGCAACTTGCCACAGTGGTTGCAgcaggtggcggtggcctgcCCGTTCCTGTTTCCGTTCGAAACGCGCCATCTACTGTTCTACGCCGTGTCGTTCGATCGCGACCGGGCGCTGCAGCGTCTGCTCGACACAACCCCTGATCTCAACTCGGCCGACACGAACGAACGTGTGACACCGCGTCTCGATCGTCGGAAGCGGGCCATCTCTCGGGACGACATTCTCAAGCAGGCCGAATCCATCATTCAG GATTTTGGCCACTCGAAGGCACTGCTTGAAATTCAGTACGAAAACGAGGTCGGCACGGGATTGGGACCCACGCTCGAGTTCTACGCGCTCGTTTCGACGGAACTGCAACGCTGTGATTTAGGTTTATGGAACGATAGTGATAGCtacaagaacaacaacaaccagcagTCGACCTCGATCGCGGACAACATTGTCAAAACGTCGATGAGTGGCGGGACCCTCGAGGATGtcgacacggcggcggcggcccatgAGCGATCGTCGCTCGGCTCCAACCGCACGGGCACGGACTCGgaagcagctgctggtggtggtggcggcggcggtggtagcGATCTCAGTGGTAGCACCTTCTTGATCAGCAATGACAATTCGCTCAACATGCTGATCGAACAGTCGGATGCAATGCTACACCTAAACCATCCGCAGCAGGCCGAACTCGAGAACAACTCGACTCCTCCGCCCATggcagcaccgccaccggcttCGTACGCCGATGTAGAAGGTGGTCTAATGACGCCTCTGTCGGGTGCTGGGCTACCGAACACGGAGGGGGCCGGAAGTCCGGCTACGGCCGGTGGCACCGTTGTGTACGTTAATGCACCGCGTGGGCTGTTCCCGATCCCGCTCAGCAAGACTGCCAAAACGTCGCAGCTGTCGCGTCTGAAGCACAAGTTTAAGTTTTTGggcaaatttatggccaaGGCGGTCATGGACAGTCGTATG CTTGACCTTCCCTTCTCGATACCGTTCTATCGCTGGATGCTGAGCGAAGAGAGCTCGCTCGGCCTGGCCGATTTGGGCCAAAttgcgccggaagtgcaggGCACCTTGCTGCGGTTGTACGAGATCGTGAAGAAACGGGACCATATCCAGGCGGACCCATCCTTGGATGCAATGGAAAAGACTGAAAAG ATCGAAGCATTGGACTTGGACGGATGTCCGATATCCGACCTGGGACTGGACTTTGTCCTTCCCGGGCACCCGAACATCGAGCTGCGACGCGGTGGACGCGATATGGCGGTTACAATCAGTAACCTGCATCAGTACATTACGCTCGTGACGCACTGGTTTCTGGCCGAAGGAGTTTCCCGGCAGTTTGAAGCCCTACGTGAAG GTTTCGATTCCGTGTTCCCGATGAACCGTCTGCAGATGTTCTACCCCGAGGAGCTGGAGAATGTGTTCTGCGGTTCGGGCATCGGTGGACTGCTGCACCAGCAACGCTGGGACGCCCGCATGCTGGCCGAGTGTTGCCGTACCGATCACGGCTTCTCGCAAGACTCGCCGGCCATTCAGTACTTTTTCGAAATTCTCGCCACGTACACACGCGACGAGCAGCGACTGTTCCTTCAGTTCGTGACCGGCAGCCCCCGGTTGCCGACCGGTGGGTTCAAGTCGCTGACGCCTCCGCTGACGATCGTGCGCAAGAAGATGGACGGCAACCAGAACCCGGACGAGTACCTACCGTCGGTGATGACCTGCGTCAACTATCTGAAGCTGCCGGACTACTCGAACCGCGACGTGATGCGCCAGAAACTGAAGACGGCCGCCAGCGAGGGTAGCATGAGCTTCCACCTGTCCTAA
- the LOC131211251 gene encoding probable mitochondrial glutathione transporter SLC25A40 isoform X2, with protein sequence MTAKNGVGSAATLAPGQDMDDSRFRIRPYQQILSSCSGALVTSLFMTPLDVIKTRLQAQQKLLLSNKCYLYCNGLMDHICPCAPNMGPSAVSKPTLHFTGTIDAFSKISRHEGVRSLWSGLGPTLVLALPTTVIYFVAYEQFRIRLKELHQSRKGKDAELPFWLPLTAGGSARVLAVTIVNPLELIRTKMQSERLSYSEVGQAFRSMLRVQGVLGMWNGFFPTILRDVPFSAIYWTTYETYKKQLNVTQPTFSVSFVGGAISGGVAAFLTVPFDVVKTHQQIAFGERFLYPQNGAKSATVSTFAMMRRIFEASGIRGLFTGLTPRLVKVAPACAIMIASFEYGKNFFYSYNVKRYQEKHGRVSGAPPLGGGGTTVGASLVSSTMPTSSPTVVAAASPSPSHRGRVRF encoded by the exons ATGACGGCCAAAAACGG TGTTGGAAGCGCCGCAACGCTGGCGCCCGGTCAGGATATGGACGATAGTCGGTTCCGTATCCGGCCCTATCAGCAAATACTATCTTCCTGCAGTGGCGCCCTTGTGACATCGCTGTTCA TGACGCCGTTGGATGTGATTAAAACGCGCCTCCAGGCGCAACAGAAGCTGTTACTGTCCAACAAATGTTATCTCTACTGCAACGGGCTTATGGATCACATTTGTCCCTGCGCACCGAACATGGGCCCGTCGGCCGTCAGCAAACCTACGTTACATTTCACCGGAACTATC GATGCGTTTTCGAAAATAAGCCGCCACGAAGGAGTCCGCTCGTTATGGTCCGGCCTTGGGCCCACACTGGTACTGGCCCTTCCGACGACGGTCATTTACTTCGTGGCGTACGAGCAGTTTCGCATCCGGCTGAAGGAACTGCACCAAAGCAGAAAGGGAAAGGATGCGGAGCTTCCGTTCTGGTTACCGCTCACGGCCGGCGGATCGGCTCGCGTCCTGGCCGTAACCATCGTGAATCCACTCGAGCTTATACGTACCAAAATGCAGTCTGAGCGATTAAGCTACTCGGAGGTCGGCCAAGCATTCCGCAGTATGCTGCGGGTGCAGGGAGTTCTCGGCATGTGGAACGGATTCTTCCCAACCATACTGCGGGACGTTCCGTTCAGCGCTATCTACTGGACGACGTACGAAACGTACAAAAAGCAGCTTAACGTGACGCAGCCAACATTTTCGGTCAGCTTTGTCGGTGGTGCCATTTCGGGCGGTGTGGCCGCCTTTCTTACGGTACCGTTCGATGTGGTCAAGACGCACCAACAGATTGCGTTCGGCGAACGGTTCCTGTACCCACAAAATGGAGCCAAATCAGCCACCGTTAGCACGTTCGCAATGATGCGCAGGATTTTCGAAGCCAGTGGCATCCGGGGGCTGTTCACCGGCCTTACGCCGCGGTTGGTTAAAGTTGCGCCCGCCTGTGCCATCATGATTGCGTCGTTCGAGTatgggaaaaactttttctaCTCCTACAACGTGAAACGCTATCAGGAGAAACATGGCCGGGTATCGGGGGCTCctccgctcggtggtggtggcactaCCGTCGGGGCCTCCTTGGTTAGCAGTACGATGCCCACTTCTTCGCCTAccgtcgtcgctgctgcttcaccatcgccatcgcaccGTGGTCGGGTACGGTTTTGA